A stretch of the Enterobacter mori genome encodes the following:
- a CDS encoding MFS transporter yields MTQHESTTAVLRKNKKVLIASLTGSSIEWFDYFLYGTAAALVFNKIFFPMVDPVIGLILSYLSFSLTFFIRPIGGVLFAHIGDRIGRKKTLVLTLSLMGGATVTIGLLPTYDMIGMWAPALLILMRIIQGMGIGGEWGGALLLAYEYAPEKRKGFFGSIPQAGVTIGMLMATFIVSLMTLFSEEDFLSWGWRIPFLLSSILVLIGLWIRKDIDETPDFQKVKQSGQVAKAPLRDTLKHHWREVLIAAGLKVVETAPFYIFSTFVVSYATTTLTYQKSQALEAVTLGALVATIMIPLMGLLSDKIGRQRMYAISVFMLGLFIVPWFMLLNTGTTWGIVLATVIAFGVLWAPVTAVLGTLCSEIFSANVRYTGITLGYQLGAALAGGTAPLIATGLLAKYDGDWVPVAWYLAVTVVISMIAIFCASRVKPTPAVQAQPDHI; encoded by the coding sequence ATGACACAACATGAAAGTACGACAGCGGTTTTACGAAAAAACAAGAAGGTGTTGATTGCCAGCCTCACCGGCAGTTCCATTGAATGGTTTGACTATTTTCTCTATGGCACTGCCGCCGCGCTGGTGTTTAACAAAATTTTCTTCCCGATGGTTGACCCGGTTATTGGGCTAATCCTCTCTTATCTCTCGTTCTCGCTGACTTTTTTTATCCGCCCTATTGGCGGTGTTCTCTTCGCCCACATCGGGGATCGTATCGGGCGCAAAAAAACGCTGGTGCTGACGCTGTCATTAATGGGAGGTGCAACCGTCACGATCGGCCTGCTCCCCACCTATGACATGATTGGCATGTGGGCTCCCGCCCTGCTGATCCTGATGCGCATCATTCAGGGCATGGGCATTGGAGGTGAATGGGGCGGCGCGCTGCTGCTGGCCTACGAATACGCGCCTGAAAAACGCAAAGGCTTTTTCGGCAGTATTCCGCAGGCGGGCGTCACCATCGGCATGCTGATGGCGACCTTTATCGTCTCGCTGATGACGCTGTTCAGTGAGGAAGATTTCCTCTCCTGGGGATGGCGCATCCCTTTCCTGCTCAGCTCAATTCTGGTCTTGATCGGGCTGTGGATCCGTAAGGACATCGACGAGACGCCTGATTTCCAGAAAGTAAAACAATCGGGCCAGGTAGCGAAAGCGCCCCTGCGCGATACCCTGAAACACCACTGGCGTGAAGTGTTAATTGCCGCCGGTCTGAAGGTGGTAGAAACCGCGCCGTTCTATATCTTCTCGACGTTTGTGGTGAGCTATGCCACCACCACGCTGACGTATCAAAAATCTCAGGCGCTGGAAGCCGTGACGCTGGGCGCGCTGGTTGCCACCATTATGATCCCGTTGATGGGGCTGCTCTCCGATAAAATAGGCCGTCAGCGCATGTACGCGATCAGCGTCTTCATGCTCGGCTTGTTTATCGTCCCGTGGTTTATGCTACTCAATACCGGCACGACCTGGGGCATTGTCCTCGCCACCGTCATCGCGTTTGGCGTGCTCTGGGCGCCGGTAACGGCAGTGCTCGGCACCCTCTGCTCTGAAATTTTCAGTGCCAACGTGCGCTACACTGGCATCACCCTCGGGTATCAGCTAGGTGCCGCGCTGGCAGGCGGAACCGCCCCGCTGATCGCCACCGGTCTGCTGGCGAAATATGACGGCGACTGGGTGCCGGTAGCCTGGTATCTGGCGGTAACGGTCGTTATTTCGATGATCGCCATTTTCTGCGCCAGCCGGGTCAAACCAACCCCCGCCGTCCAGGCGCAACCTGACCACATCTGA
- a CDS encoding efflux transporter outer membrane subunit yields the protein MTLRPLASLVVAAMLAGCQSVDVEPATSSLQIPAQWRAASGPNSPTEQLWWRNFHDSNLNRYVEQALKNNSDVLIARERINEYQARVYAADGSLFPSLDAGVTGTRARSQSAATGLPVYSTLYKGSLTASYDVDIWGVNRSTANAAEASLEAQKAAAVAADLTVASSVAAGYVTLLSLDEQLRVTESTLKSREEAFNLAKRQFETGYSSRLELMQSDSELRSTRAQVPLLQHQITQQENALSLLLGSNPGDVARSENFDLLTPLKLPSQLPSTLLNRRPDIVQAERQLVAADATLAASRASLLPSINLTATGSVQDRTLSGLLDNPLQLWSVGGSILAPLLNRQALNAQVDISQSQRNQALYSYEKTVRNAFAEVNDSLDAITRYQEQLTELLAQQNVAQETLRIAQNRYRNGYSSYLDVLDAQRTLFSVQTSVVQVKNNLLLAQIDLYKALGGGWVSA from the coding sequence ATGACCCTTCGCCCATTAGCCAGCCTGGTCGTGGCGGCGATGCTGGCCGGATGCCAGTCGGTTGACGTTGAACCTGCAACATCGTCACTGCAAATCCCCGCCCAGTGGCGCGCCGCGTCGGGGCCGAACAGCCCGACCGAGCAGCTCTGGTGGCGGAATTTTCACGACAGCAACCTGAACCGCTACGTAGAGCAGGCGCTTAAAAACAACAGCGACGTACTGATTGCCCGCGAGCGGATTAATGAGTATCAGGCGCGAGTTTATGCTGCGGACGGCAGCCTGTTCCCGTCCCTGGATGCGGGCGTAACGGGCACACGCGCCCGCTCGCAATCCGCCGCTACGGGGTTGCCCGTTTACAGCACCTTGTATAAAGGCAGCCTGACCGCCAGCTACGATGTTGATATCTGGGGCGTCAACCGCAGCACCGCCAATGCTGCCGAGGCGTCGCTGGAGGCGCAAAAAGCCGCTGCCGTCGCCGCGGATTTAACCGTTGCGTCGTCGGTGGCCGCCGGGTATGTCACCCTGCTCTCGCTGGATGAACAGCTGCGCGTCACCGAGTCCACTCTAAAGTCGCGCGAAGAGGCGTTCAATCTCGCTAAACGCCAGTTTGAGACGGGCTACAGCTCACGTCTGGAACTGATGCAATCCGACTCAGAACTGCGTTCTACACGGGCGCAGGTTCCACTGTTGCAGCATCAAATTACGCAACAGGAAAACGCGCTAAGCCTGCTGCTCGGAAGCAATCCAGGCGATGTGGCCCGCAGTGAAAATTTCGACTTACTGACGCCGCTGAAGCTGCCGTCACAACTGCCTTCCACGCTGTTAAACCGCCGCCCGGACATCGTCCAGGCTGAACGTCAGCTGGTGGCGGCAGACGCGACGCTTGCCGCGTCCCGCGCCAGCCTGCTGCCGTCGATCAACCTCACGGCAACCGGATCGGTACAGGATCGCACCCTGTCAGGCTTACTGGATAATCCGCTCCAGCTGTGGAGCGTTGGCGGCAGTATTCTTGCGCCGCTGCTGAACCGTCAGGCGCTGAATGCACAGGTGGATATTTCCCAGTCCCAGCGTAATCAGGCGCTGTACAGCTACGAAAAAACCGTGCGTAACGCGTTTGCTGAGGTGAATGACAGCCTTGATGCTATTACGCGCTATCAGGAACAGCTGACGGAACTGCTTGCTCAGCAGAATGTGGCGCAGGAGACGCTGCGCATTGCGCAGAATCGCTATCGCAACGGCTACTCCTCTTATCTGGACGTGCTGGACGCGCAGCGAACACTGTTCTCGGTGCAGACCAGCGTGGTACAGGTGAAAAATAACCTGCTGCTGGCGCAGATTGATTTGTATAAAGCGCTGGGGGGCGGTTGGGTCAGTGCCTGA
- a CDS encoding HlyD family secretion protein: MSQQDAAKEQANTRKNVRIVSVFTAAAIGIVGVLVILYAWQLPPFTRHAQFTDNAYVRGQTTFISPQVNGYITEVNVQDFVQVKKGEVLFQIDDRIYRQRVHQAEAQLAMKIAALNNNLQQRKSAEATIAKNDAALKNARAQSLKTQADLKRVKDLTADGSLSIRERDAALASAAQGSADIDQAKATLEMSRQDLQTVIVNRGALEADVENAKAALELAQIDLQNTRIIAPRDGQLGQIAVRLGAYVTAGTHLTTLVPPQHWVIANIKETQLAELRVGQPVKFTVDALNDKAYQGRVESISPATGVEFSAITPDNATGNFVKIAQRIPVRIEVLGKPEEYKLLRPGMSVQVTIDTREAKQ; encoded by the coding sequence ATGAGTCAGCAGGATGCCGCCAAAGAGCAGGCCAACACCCGCAAAAATGTGCGCATTGTTTCCGTATTCACCGCCGCTGCCATCGGTATTGTCGGCGTACTGGTGATCCTCTATGCGTGGCAGCTGCCGCCGTTCACCCGCCACGCACAGTTTACCGACAACGCCTACGTGCGCGGCCAGACGACGTTTATCAGCCCCCAGGTGAATGGCTATATCACCGAGGTGAACGTTCAGGACTTTGTGCAGGTTAAAAAAGGCGAGGTGCTGTTTCAGATCGACGATCGTATCTATCGACAGCGCGTCCATCAGGCCGAGGCGCAGCTGGCGATGAAAATTGCCGCACTCAATAATAACCTGCAGCAGCGTAAAAGCGCCGAAGCGACGATCGCCAAAAACGACGCGGCGCTGAAAAATGCGCGCGCCCAGAGCCTGAAAACGCAGGCAGATTTAAAGCGCGTGAAGGATCTGACGGCTGACGGTTCCCTTTCTATTCGCGAGCGTGACGCGGCGCTCGCCAGCGCGGCTCAGGGCAGCGCGGATATCGATCAGGCCAAAGCCACGCTTGAGATGTCGCGTCAGGATCTGCAGACGGTGATTGTCAATCGCGGCGCGCTGGAGGCGGATGTTGAAAACGCCAAAGCGGCGCTGGAGCTGGCGCAGATTGACCTGCAAAACACCCGCATTATCGCCCCGCGCGACGGTCAGCTTGGCCAGATTGCCGTTCGTCTGGGTGCCTATGTGACCGCCGGGACGCACCTCACCACGCTGGTTCCGCCGCAGCACTGGGTGATCGCCAATATCAAAGAGACGCAGCTGGCGGAGCTACGCGTCGGTCAGCCGGTAAAATTCACCGTCGATGCCCTGAACGACAAAGCGTATCAGGGCCGCGTGGAGAGTATCTCACCGGCGACGGGCGTGGAGTTCAGCGCCATCACGCCGGATAACGCCACGGGCAACTTTGTTAAAATCGCGCAGCGTATTCCGGTGCGTATTGAAGTGCTTGGGAAACCGGAAGAGTACAAACTGCTGCGCCCCGGCATGTCGGTGCAGGTGACGATTGATACGCGGGAGGCGAAGCAATGA
- a CDS encoding MFS transporter, whose translation MRLPERDPYAPREWQPHEKPALLGSPSTPEHPTPKRIAYGVVGLLVCLTGALGNAVVTANLQNLQGTFGAWSTEIAWLPAVYVMTNVSINLLLVKFRQQYGLRAFTEGFLVLYVLVTFFHLFVNDLSTALMVRAAHGMVAAALSSLGIYYQIQAWPAKHRLKALTIGITGSSLAIPLARLFSTELLQLDEWRGLYFFELGLALISLACVMALKLPPGDRRKVFEKKDFITFFLLAPGVALLCAVLSLGRLDWWFEAPWIGWSLALSLVLIVSAIVFEHNRANPLLNTRWLSSGSIVRLGLIMLLIRIVLAEQNTGVIGWLQYVGLQNEQMTHLAWSIFAGIVCGIVTSCLTIKPTKLAWPIITSLALMIIASLLDSQSNNLTRPDQLMLSQFLLGFGSAFFLAPAMLAAIGGVIADPRNLVSFSVMFGMSQNIGGLLGSAILGTFQTWREKYHSSLLADQLTTLNPLVNERIQAYTQMYQSLIGDSSLLGTQAITQLQTVTTLEANILAYNDTYLLTASIAAATLVWILWRLLRLRITARMALKNATGNK comes from the coding sequence ATGCGCCTGCCCGAACGCGATCCTTATGCTCCTCGCGAGTGGCAGCCACATGAGAAGCCCGCCCTGCTGGGTTCCCCCTCCACCCCGGAACACCCTACGCCCAAGCGGATTGCTTACGGCGTTGTCGGCCTGCTGGTCTGTCTGACGGGTGCGCTGGGTAACGCGGTCGTCACCGCCAATCTGCAAAACCTTCAGGGCACTTTCGGGGCGTGGTCAACCGAAATCGCCTGGCTGCCCGCCGTGTATGTAATGACCAACGTTTCCATCAACCTGTTGCTGGTAAAATTCCGTCAGCAGTACGGCCTGCGTGCCTTTACGGAAGGTTTTCTGGTGCTGTATGTGCTGGTGACCTTTTTCCACCTGTTCGTGAACGATCTCAGCACCGCGCTGATGGTACGCGCCGCGCACGGCATGGTCGCTGCCGCACTCAGCTCACTGGGTATTTACTACCAGATCCAGGCGTGGCCCGCGAAGCATCGCCTGAAAGCGCTGACGATTGGCATCACCGGCTCGTCACTGGCAATCCCGCTGGCGCGCCTGTTTTCTACCGAACTGTTGCAGCTTGACGAATGGCGCGGGCTTTACTTCTTCGAACTGGGTCTGGCCTTGATCTCGCTCGCCTGCGTGATGGCGCTGAAGCTGCCGCCGGGTGACAGGCGAAAAGTGTTCGAGAAGAAAGATTTCATCACCTTCTTTTTGCTGGCGCCCGGCGTGGCGCTGCTGTGCGCAGTTCTGTCCCTGGGCCGTCTGGACTGGTGGTTTGAAGCCCCCTGGATTGGCTGGTCGCTGGCGCTATCGCTGGTGCTGATTGTTTCCGCCATTGTGTTCGAACATAACCGCGCCAACCCGCTGCTGAACACCCGCTGGCTCTCGAGCGGCAGCATCGTCCGTTTAGGGTTGATCATGCTGCTGATCCGCATCGTGCTGGCGGAGCAAAACACCGGCGTCATCGGCTGGCTGCAGTACGTGGGGTTACAGAATGAGCAGATGACCCACCTGGCATGGTCCATTTTCGCCGGGATCGTCTGCGGGATCGTCACCAGCTGTCTCACCATCAAGCCCACGAAACTGGCGTGGCCAATCATCACCTCGCTGGCGCTGATGATTATCGCCTCACTGCTGGACAGCCAGTCCAACAACCTGACGCGTCCGGATCAGCTGATGTTAAGTCAGTTCCTGCTCGGCTTCGGCAGCGCCTTCTTCCTGGCGCCCGCGATGCTGGCGGCCATCGGTGGGGTGATCGCCGACCCGCGCAATCTGGTCAGCTTCTCGGTGATGTTTGGCATGAGCCAGAACATTGGCGGCCTGCTGGGCTCCGCTATCCTCGGCACCTTTCAGACCTGGCGCGAGAAGTACCACTCCAGCCTGCTGGCCGATCAGCTCACCACGCTGAACCCGCTGGTGAATGAACGCATTCAGGCTTACACCCAGATGTACCAGAGCCTGATCGGCGACAGCTCGCTTTTGGGTACTCAGGCGATAACGCAACTGCAAACCGTCACCACCCTGGAAGCAAACATTCTGGCTTACAACGATACTTATCTGCTGACGGCGAGCATTGCCGCCGCCACGCTGGTCTGGATTTTATGGCGCCTGTTGCGCCTGCGCATCACTGCCCGTATGGCGCTGAAGAATGCCACCGGCAACAAATAA
- a CDS encoding O-methyltransferase, which yields MQQQWSAVDNYMISSLIPDDDVLNQVLENNKRAGLPEHDVAANQGQLLALFVRMTQARRILEIGTLGAYSSIWMARALPPDGKLITLEADPTHASVARQNIHLAGLNERIELIEGPALSSLENFGDVPPFDLIFIDADKPNNPGYLEWALHYSRPGTVIIGDNVVRGGEVINGQSDDARVMGVRRFIEMTGDNPRLTATALQTVGIKGWDGFTLAMVNG from the coding sequence ATGCAACAACAGTGGTCTGCAGTCGATAATTACATGATTTCTTCCCTTATTCCTGACGATGACGTACTGAATCAGGTTCTGGAAAACAACAAACGCGCCGGGCTGCCTGAACACGATGTCGCGGCCAATCAGGGGCAACTGCTGGCGCTGTTCGTGCGTATGACGCAGGCAAGACGCATTCTTGAGATTGGGACGCTGGGCGCCTACAGCTCAATCTGGATGGCGCGCGCCCTGCCGCCGGACGGTAAGCTAATTACGCTTGAGGCCGATCCCACGCATGCCAGCGTTGCGCGCCAGAATATTCACCTGGCGGGGCTAAACGAACGCATTGAATTAATTGAAGGCCCGGCCCTGAGCTCGCTGGAGAATTTCGGTGACGTTCCGCCGTTCGACCTGATCTTTATTGATGCCGATAAGCCAAACAATCCCGGCTATCTGGAATGGGCCCTGCACTACTCCCGTCCCGGTACGGTGATTATCGGTGATAACGTGGTCCGCGGCGGCGAGGTAATTAACGGGCAAAGCGACGACGCGCGCGTGATGGGCGTGCGGCGTTTTATCGAGATGACTGGAGATAACCCGCGCTTAACCGCCACCGCGCTGCAAACGGTGGGGATTAAGGGGTGGGATGGGTTTACGCTGGCGATGGTGAACGGGTGA
- the hrpA gene encoding ATP-dependent RNA helicase HrpA, translating into MTEQQKLTFPMLLQHLDSLMLRDKQRFARRLHGVKKVKNPDAQQAIYQEMAKEIEQAAGKVVLREAARPAITYPENLPVSQKKQDILEAVRDNQVVIVAGETGSGKTTQLPKICMELGRGLKGLIGHTQPRRLAARTVANRIAEELQTEPGGCIGYKVRFSDHVSDNTMVKLMTDGILLAEIQQDRLLMQYDTIIIDEAHERSLNIDFLLGYLKELLPRRPDLKIIITSATIDPERFSKHFNNAPIIEVSGRTYPVEVRYRPIVEEADDTERDQLQAIFDAVDELGNESAGDILIFMSGEREIRDTADALSKRDLRHTEILPLYARLSNSEQNRVFQPHGGRRIVLATNVAETSLTVPGIKYVIDPGTARISRYSYRTKVQRLPIEPVSQASANQRKGRCGRVSEGICIRLYSEDDFLSRPEFTDPEILRTNLASVILQMTALGLGDIAAFPFVEAPDKRNIQDGVRLLEELGAITTDEQATVYKLTPLGRQLSQLPVDPRLARMVLEAQKHGCVREAMIITSALSIQDPRERPMDKQQASDEKHRRFHDKESDFLAFVNMWNYLGEQQKALSSNQFRRQCRVDFLNYLRVREWQDIYTQLRQVVKELGIPVNSEPAEYREIHIALLTGLLSHIGMKDADKQEFTGARNARFSIFPGSGLFKKPPKWTMVAELVETSRLWGRIAARIDPEWVEPVAQHLLKRSYSEPHWERAQGAVMATEKVTVYGLPVVAARKVNYSQIDPALSRELFIRHALVEGDWQTRHAFFRENLKLRAEVEELEHKSRRRDILVDDEALFEFYDQRISHDVISARHFDNWWKKASKETPDLLNFEKSMLIKEGAESVSKLDYPNFWHQGNLKLRLTYQFEPGADADGVTVHIPLPLLNQVDEGGFEWQIPGLRRELVISLIKSLPKPVRRNFVPAPNYAEAFLGRVTPLELPLLDALEREFRRMTGTTIDRDDWNWDQVPDHLKISFRVVDDKNKKLLEGRSLTELKDALKGKVQETLSAVADDGIEQSGLHIWSFGQLPESYEQKRGNYKVKAWPALVDERDSVAIKLFDNPLEQQQMMWRGLRRLLLLNIPSPIKYLHEKLPNKAKLGLYFNPYGKVLDLIDDCISCGVDKLIHEAGGPVWTEEAFAQLHEKVRAELNDTVVEIAKQVEQILTAVFNINKRLKGRVDMTMALGLSDVKAQMAGLVYRGFVTGNGFKRLGDTLRYLQAIEKRLEKMAIDPHRDRVQMLKVESVQQSWQQWLNKLPPARRDDEDVQEIRWMIEELRVSFFAQQLGTPYPISDKRILQAMEQISG; encoded by the coding sequence ATGACAGAACAACAAAAATTGACCTTCCCGATGCTCCTGCAACACCTTGATTCCCTGATGCTGCGCGATAAGCAGCGCTTTGCCCGCCGTCTGCACGGGGTGAAGAAGGTTAAAAATCCTGATGCACAACAGGCCATTTACCAGGAGATGGCGAAAGAGATTGAGCAGGCGGCAGGGAAAGTTGTGCTGCGCGAAGCCGCACGTCCGGCGATTACCTACCCGGAAAACCTGCCCGTCAGCCAGAAAAAACAGGACATCCTTGAGGCCGTCCGCGACAACCAGGTGGTGATTGTCGCGGGGGAAACCGGTTCGGGTAAAACCACCCAGCTGCCGAAAATCTGTATGGAGCTGGGACGCGGCCTTAAAGGGCTGATTGGCCACACCCAGCCGCGTCGCCTGGCGGCGCGTACCGTGGCGAACCGTATTGCCGAAGAGTTGCAAACGGAGCCGGGCGGCTGCATTGGTTACAAGGTGCGATTCAGCGACCACGTTAGCGATAACACCATGGTCAAGCTGATGACCGACGGTATTCTGCTGGCGGAAATCCAGCAGGATCGTCTGCTGATGCAGTACGACACCATCATCATTGATGAGGCGCACGAGCGCAGCCTGAATATCGACTTCCTGCTCGGCTACCTGAAAGAGCTGCTGCCGCGCCGACCGGACCTGAAAATCATCATCACCTCCGCGACCATCGATCCGGAACGCTTCTCAAAGCATTTTAACAACGCGCCGATTATTGAAGTCTCCGGCCGTACCTATCCGGTGGAAGTGCGCTATCGCCCGATTGTGGAAGAGGCGGACGACACCGAGCGCGACCAGCTGCAGGCCATTTTTGATGCTGTTGACGAGCTGGGCAACGAAAGCGCGGGCGACATTCTGATCTTTATGAGCGGCGAACGCGAAATCCGTGATACCGCCGATGCGCTCAGCAAGCGCGACCTGCGCCACACGGAGATCCTGCCGCTTTACGCACGCCTGTCAAACAGCGAGCAGAACCGCGTGTTCCAGCCGCACGGCGGACGACGTATCGTTCTGGCGACCAACGTGGCGGAAACCTCGCTGACCGTGCCGGGCATCAAATACGTGATTGACCCGGGCACGGCGCGCATCAGCCGCTACAGCTACCGTACCAAGGTCCAGCGTCTGCCGATTGAGCCGGTCTCTCAGGCATCCGCCAACCAGCGTAAAGGCCGCTGTGGCCGCGTGTCGGAAGGGATCTGTATTCGTCTTTATTCGGAAGACGATTTCCTGTCGCGCCCGGAATTTACCGACCCGGAAATTCTGCGTACCAACCTGGCGTCCGTTATCCTGCAGATGACCGCGCTGGGGCTGGGCGACATCGCGGCGTTCCCGTTTGTGGAGGCGCCGGACAAGCGTAACATTCAGGACGGCGTCCGCCTGCTGGAAGAACTGGGGGCAATTACCACCGACGAGCAGGCGACGGTCTACAAGCTGACGCCGCTGGGCCGCCAGCTAAGTCAGCTGCCGGTCGATCCGCGTCTGGCCCGCATGGTGCTGGAAGCGCAGAAGCACGGCTGCGTGCGCGAGGCGATGATCATCACCTCGGCGCTCTCCATTCAGGACCCGCGCGAGCGCCCGATGGACAAGCAGCAGGCGTCTGACGAGAAGCACCGTCGCTTCCACGACAAAGAGTCCGATTTCCTCGCTTTCGTGAACATGTGGAACTATCTTGGCGAGCAGCAGAAAGCGCTCTCCTCGAACCAGTTCCGCCGCCAGTGCCGCGTCGATTTCCTCAACTACCTGCGCGTGCGCGAATGGCAGGATATCTATACCCAGCTGCGCCAGGTGGTGAAAGAGCTGGGCATTCCTGTTAACAGCGAGCCCGCGGAGTACCGCGAGATTCATATCGCGCTGCTGACCGGCCTGCTGTCTCATATCGGGATGAAAGATGCGGACAAGCAGGAATTTACCGGCGCGCGAAACGCGCGCTTCTCCATCTTCCCGGGTTCCGGCCTGTTCAAAAAGCCGCCGAAGTGGACCATGGTTGCTGAGCTGGTGGAAACCAGCCGCCTGTGGGGACGCATTGCCGCGCGTATCGATCCGGAATGGGTGGAGCCGGTGGCTCAGCACCTGCTGAAACGTTCGTACAGCGAACCGCACTGGGAGCGCGCGCAGGGCGCGGTAATGGCGACCGAGAAAGTGACCGTCTACGGCCTGCCAGTGGTCGCTGCGCGTAAGGTCAACTACAGCCAGATTGACCCTGCGCTCAGCCGCGAGCTGTTTATCCGCCACGCGCTGGTGGAGGGGGACTGGCAGACGCGTCATGCGTTCTTCCGTGAAAACCTGAAGCTGCGCGCCGAAGTGGAGGAGCTTGAGCACAAGTCTCGCCGTCGCGATATTCTGGTGGACGATGAGGCGCTGTTTGAGTTTTACGACCAGCGCATCAGTCACGATGTTATCTCTGCCCGCCATTTCGACAACTGGTGGAAAAAGGCCAGCAAAGAGACGCCGGACTTGCTCAACTTCGAAAAGAGCATGCTGATTAAAGAGGGGGCGGAGTCGGTCAGCAAGCTCGACTACCCGAACTTCTGGCATCAGGGCAACCTCAAGCTGCGGCTGACCTATCAGTTTGAACCGGGTGCCGATGCGGACGGCGTGACCGTTCATATTCCGCTGCCGCTATTAAACCAGGTTGATGAGGGTGGTTTTGAGTGGCAAATTCCTGGCCTGCGTCGCGAGCTGGTGATTTCGCTGATCAAATCCCTGCCCAAGCCGGTGCGCCGTAACTTTGTGCCCGCGCCGAACTATGCGGAAGCCTTTTTAGGCCGCGTCACGCCGCTGGAGCTGCCGCTGCTGGACGCGCTGGAGCGTGAGTTCCGCCGCATGACCGGCACTACCATTGACCGCGACGACTGGAACTGGGATCAGGTGCCCGATCACCTGAAAATCAGCTTCCGCGTGGTGGATGATAAAAACAAAAAGCTGCTGGAAGGCCGTTCGCTAACCGAGCTGAAGGATGCCTTGAAAGGCAAAGTTCAGGAGACGCTTTCTGCGGTGGCGGACGACGGCATTGAGCAGAGCGGGCTGCACATCTGGAGCTTTGGTCAGCTTCCGGAAAGCTACGAACAGAAGCGCGGTAACTACAAGGTCAAAGCCTGGCCTGCGCTGGTGGACGAGCGCGACAGCGTGGCGATCAAGCTCTTTGATAACCCGCTGGAACAGCAGCAGATGATGTGGCGCGGGCTGCGTCGCCTGCTGCTGCTGAACATCCCGTCGCCGATTAAATATCTGCACGAGAAGCTGCCGAACAAGGCCAAGCTGGGGCTCTACTTTAATCCGTACGGCAAGGTGCTGGATCTGATTGATGACTGTATCTCCTGCGGCGTGGACAAGCTGATCCACGAGGCGGGCGGTCCGGTCTGGACGGAAGAAGCCTTTGCTCAGCTTCATGAAAAGGTGCGCGCCGAACTGAACGACACCGTGGTAGAGATTGCCAAACAGGTCGAGCAGATCCTCACCGCCGTGTTCAATATCAACAAACGCCTGAAAGGGCGCGTGGATATGACCATGGCGCTGGGGCTGTCGGACGTGAAGGCGCAGATGGCAGGGCTGGTCTATCGCGGCTTTGTCACCGGCAACGGCTTTAAGCGTCTGGGCGATACCCTGCGCTATCTGCAGGCGATTGAAAAACGTCTGGAGAAGATGGCCATCGACCCACACCGCGACCGCGTTCAGATGCTGAAGGTAGAAAGCGTGCAGCAGTCATGGCAGCAGTGGCTGAACAAGCTGCCGCCCGCGCGCCGCGATGATGAAGATGTGCAGGAGATCCGCTGGATGATCGAGGAGCTGCGCGTCAGCTTCTTTGCCCAGCAGCTCGGTACGCCGTATCCGATTTCCGATAAGCGTATTCTGCAGGCGATGGAGCAGATTTCCGGTTAA
- a CDS encoding YdcF family protein, translated as MTLALFPCLPGSTLNAVNTVGAWLAQDDRRTPPVDILILAGNAVIPAIDAACRIAAEQDVPLLISGGIGHSTTFLYAAVAKHPRYNTLPTTGRAEAAILADIAREFWNIPADKILIDDQSTNCGENARFSWHMMKQKGLNAGRVLVVQDPTMQRRTMATFARVCRDEAVSPEWISHPGVTPVLQNSEDGLAFSGGGEGLWPVERYLSLVLGELPRLRDDINGYGPAGRDFIAHVDIPDEVENAWAILRNDAILTDALVSRSLL; from the coding sequence ATGACACTGGCACTTTTTCCTTGTCTGCCTGGATCCACCCTGAATGCCGTCAACACCGTCGGGGCGTGGCTTGCGCAGGACGATCGACGCACCCCGCCTGTTGATATCCTCATTCTGGCGGGGAATGCGGTCATTCCTGCGATTGATGCAGCCTGTAGAATTGCGGCCGAACAGGACGTCCCGCTGCTGATCAGTGGCGGTATCGGGCACTCAACCACCTTCCTTTATGCCGCCGTGGCGAAACATCCGCGTTATAACACCCTTCCCACCACCGGACGGGCCGAGGCGGCAATCCTCGCCGATATCGCACGTGAGTTCTGGAACATTCCGGCAGATAAAATCCTGATAGACGATCAGTCAACGAACTGTGGCGAGAACGCCCGGTTTAGCTGGCACATGATGAAGCAAAAGGGCCTGAACGCCGGGCGCGTCCTCGTGGTACAGGACCCGACCATGCAGCGCCGCACGATGGCCACCTTTGCTCGCGTTTGCCGGGACGAAGCCGTTTCACCGGAATGGATAAGCCATCCCGGCGTGACGCCGGTGCTGCAAAACAGTGAAGACGGCTTAGCATTTAGCGGCGGTGGCGAAGGGCTCTGGCCGGTGGAACGCTATTTGTCGCTGGTGCTGGGGGAACTGCCGCGCCTGCGGGACGACATTAACGGCTACGGCCCGGCGGGGCGTGACTTTATTGCGCACGTGGACATTCCTGATGAGGTGGAGAACGCGTGGGCCATTCTGCGTAATGACGCCATCCTCACCGACGCGCTGGTCAGCCGTTCTCTGCTGTAG